The sequence CTCCTCGTCCCATGGCGTCGCGAGCCCTGCGGTGGGCTTGGGCGCGGTAGTGATCACGCCCGCACGGGCATCGACACGGTCCACGTCGAACTGGGTATCGCGGAGCACACGCCGGGTCGAGACGAACGCTGTGTCGTACTGCCCCGGCGCGAGGTCCAGGTCGGCGGTCTTCGCCGTGGGTGTGCAGGCGCCCAGCAGGATCGCCGCGAGGATGATGGCCACCGCCCGGTACAGCATGTGGCGGTAGGTTAGCCGAAACAGGCGCACCCGGCCCGCGCCCACACGACCTAGACCCTCTTCGCCACCTCGCCGAGCAGGTCCCACGCCGCACGGACGTGCGCCTCCCGGGTCTGCACGCCGCCGATGCACATCCGCAGCACGTACCCGACGCCGGGCAGCACCGTGTGCGTGAGGTAGGCCCGGCCCGTCGAGTTGACGGCCTCGAGCAGCGCGCGGTTCCGGGCATCGGCCTGCTCCCCCTCGCCCTTGAGACGGAAACACACGAGGTTGATGGTCCGCGGCGCGGCCACCTCGAACCGCTCATCGGCCCGCACCCACCGCTCGAACTCCGCGGCGAGGCGGACGTGCTCGCGGATGAACGCCCGCAGCCCCTCGACCCCGTAGGAGCGGATGACGAACCAGAGCTTCAGGGCGCGGAATCGGCGGCCGAGCGGCACCTGCCAGTCGCGGAAATCAATCGCGGCGCTCGCTCCGGACTCGGTCGCCTTGTTCCTCAGGTACTCGGGGGTGATGCTGAGGGCCGCGGTGAGGCTGGCGCGGTCGCTGGTCCAGAGCAGGTCGCAATCGAAGTTGGTGAGCATCCACTTGTGCGGGTTGAAGCAGAGCGAGTCCGCCGCGTCGATTCCGGCGAGCATCCAGCGGAACTCGGGGCAGATGCAGGCGGCGCCGGAGTGTGCGGCATCCACGTGGAGCCACAGGCCGTGACGCCGGGAGAGTGCGCCGATCGCCTCGACGCTGTCGATGGCGGTTGACGACGTCGTCCCCACCGTGGCGCACACGTAGAACGGCGTGGCTCCCGCAGCCCGATCGGTCTCGATGGCCGCTTCGAGCCGCCGGGGATCCATGGCGAACGCCCGATCGACCTCGATCAGCCGGACCTGCCGGCGGTCGTCGGGGTGGCCGGCCAGCCCGGCGATCATCGCCGCCTTGACAATCGACGAGTGCGCCTGGGTCGACGTGTACGCGACAAGCGGACCACCGACCGATCCCGAGTTCATCGCACGCCGCCTCGCGGCGAGCATCGACACCAGCGTCCCCTCGCTGGCGGTGCCCTGGATCACGCCGCCGCCAGCCCCGCCGCTGCGGGAGTGGTGGAACGCGGGCGGCAGGTCGAGCATCTGCGCGACCCAGTCGAGCATGCGGATTTCGAGCTCGGTCGCCGCGGGGCTGGTGGCCCAGAGCATCCCGTTCACGCCCAAGCCGGCCGAGAGCAGTTCGCCCAGCACGGCCGGCGGCGAGGCGTTGGCCGGGAAGAACGCGAAGAAACTCGGCGACTGCCAGTGGGTGATTCCCGGCATGACGACCGGGTCGACGTCGGCCACGATCCGTCCCCACGCCTCGGGCGAGTCCGGCGGGCCCTCGGGCAGTTTTGCCAGCACGTCGCCGGGCGCGACCTGCGCCAGAACCGGCCTGTCGGAGAGGCCCTCCCAGTACGACGCGATGAAGTCGATCATCGCGTGACCGGCGCTGCGGAACTCATCCGGGGTCATGTGGAATCCGGGGCTGCTCATGGGCGCAAGCGTAGGGATCCGTCCCGGATCGACCTTGTTGCGCGGGGCTCACCGACAGGCGCAGAAAAAAGCCCCGGGCGATCCGGGGCTTTGGGGCGTGCACGACTGCGATTGTCTACGGCCGCATCAGCCGCTTGAGCAGCTCTTCCTGCTCCTCGAACCACTCCTTGGTCAGGTTCTGGAGGAGCTCAAAGTTCGGGTTGACCTTGATCGCCTGGCGGATCTCGTTGAGGTGCGCGCGGGCGCGGCTCACCTCGGCGCCACGGCGCTGGCGGTCCTGCTGCTGCGCCGCCTGCTCCACGGCCAAGCGATACTTGATCAGCATCTCCTGCATCTTCTTGTTCGTCTCATCGCACTTGCGGAGCGATTCGTCGATCAGGTCGCTCGCCGCCTTGCCGGTGAGCTCCCACTCCGAGATGCCCATCTCCGTCATCAGCTCGGGGAGCGTGGCCGCGACGCCGCGGGCGAACTTGCAGTTGACCGCATCGACCGCATTGAGCGTGAGGATGTGCTTGCCGTCGTTGAGAACGTGGTCGCCGGAGGTGTCCTGGAACCACTTCACCTCGCCCGTCTCCTTGTCGATGCTGTACGACAGCGGGGCATCGGTGATCTGCATCGACCGCATGATCCCCGGGTTCCGCCCCGCGTTCCGCGACGCCTTTTCCATCTGGTAGAGCATCTGCTCCAGCGGCAGGTCCTTCACCGCCGTGAGCTGCCCGAACCAGCCGGTGCACGCGCCGAGGTTGCCCTCGGGGAGGAAGTACATCTCCTCCAGCACGTACGGGCTCATCGCCGCGGCGGAGATGGCGGACTCGATCCACGCCACCGTGCGGAACTTCTTCTTGTAGACGTCCTGGAACAGGTCGTTGAACTTGCCGACCTCCAGGCCCAGCCCGCCGCCCGAGTTCACGCGGACGACCACGACCGACACCCCGTCCTTCTCCAGGAGCGGGACCGCGTCCTTCCACGCCTTGACGGTGATCTCGATGCCGACGGTGTCGTCGACCTTGCCCTGCCATGAGTTGGGCGGGCCGAAGTTGAGCACCGCGACCTTGGTCGCCTTCCCGGCGGCCCCGGCCTCGTTCCCCTTGCGGGGCTTCTCGGCGGTATCTGTCGTCTTGGCGTCGGACGCGACCGGGGCGTCACGCTCGATGCGGTCGACCTGGCTCTTGGTGAAAAACTCTTCGTGCTCGATCTTGCCGACGACCACCATGAAGTAGACGTGGCCGTCGATCTCGCGGACAACCCGGCCATCGAGGACCCGCCCATCCTTAAGATGCAGTTTGTCGGCCATCGCATCCCGCGGCGAGACCGCCAGCACCGCGAGCATCGCGATCGCCAACAGGAACGACTTGAGGGTACCGGTGAGGCGTTTCATCGACTGTGTTCTCCGCTTCGGACTGGGCTGGCACATCTTCTGGTACATCGGGGCCGCGGCGGCGCCGCACTATCGGCGGTCGGACCGCTGCGCGGCCTCCAGCTGGTTGATCGTGAGGTTGATGACACGGATGATCTGCTCCGGCGCCCCTCGCAGGCGGCGCGGGTTCAGAGCCTCCTGGTACCGCTCGATGATGCTGCGGCACTCCTTGAGCAGCCGGATGCGCGTGCCGCGGTACTGGGTCCGCTGGTCGTAGCCGCCGGGCGCCTGGACCTGCAACTCCTGCTGATCGCGGTACTTCCGGAGGAACGTCCGCTCTGCCTCGCTGACCGATCGTCCCCAATCGGTGATGATGCTCTCCGAGCGGCCGTCGATCACCTCGTAGTTCCGTCCGATGCCGAGCTTGAACGCCAGGGCGTCCATCGTGTCCACGGTGCCCTTGGAGACCTGAAGCTTGTACGCCAGGTCCGCCGTGAGGTTGAGGTTGTCGTTGCCCTTGAGCCGGGCGACGTCCTGGATCGTGTCCCGCCGGCCCTCGGCCTCGCTGCCGTCGTCGGTGAGCAGTTCCTCGTCCGGGCCCTCGGGCATCGCCTCGATGAACACCGGCTTGCCGCCCTCGAACTTCACGGAGAGAACAACCTCCGACATGGCCATCGCCCGCAGGATGATCGGGTTGTACCCGCCCTTGTTGGCCAGGCCCTCGGCGCGCCCGAGCCGCAGCGACCGCTGCTTCTGCCGGACGACCTCGTCGCCGACGCCGTCGAACAGGTGGTCGAGCGAGCCGATGCCGCCGTGGTGTGCATCAGGCGCGAAGTAGATCTCGGGGAAGACAAACGGCAGGAACGCCGCGCCGCCGAGCGCCTTGTGCACCCAGCACACCAGTCGCGGCTTGGTCTTCCATTCCGGGTCGTCCCGCACCTCGTCGGTAAAAATGGTCTGCAACTGGCGGGCGGTCTCGAGCTGCTGGTCGAACGCGCCCTCGGCGCCACCCTCGGTGAAGTCCTCGACCTCCTCGCCGTGGAGCCGGAAATCCGTGTCCATCTTGACGAGCAGGACATCGGGCTGGTACTTGCGGGCGTCGTACATCACCTGCCGCAGCGGGGTGGCGGAGACGTCACGCCCGAACTCGCCCTTGAGCTCGATGAGGTAGACCTTCGCCGCGCCGGGCTTGCCCTCGCTCACCGGCTTGCCCGTTACCGCGGGCGCGTCGGTCTTGGCGTCGGCGGGGGCGTCGACCTTCACCACGCCCTTCTCGATCAGGAGGATCTCGGAGCGGTTGTAGGTCGTCTCGACGGTGAGGCCGCCGGGCCCGACGACGCGGATCTTGACCTCGCCATTCTTCTCTTCGAGGATCTTCCCCTCGGCGGTCCGGCCCGACTTGAAGATCAGCCGGTCCAGCGAGCCGTCGTCCTTGGCCTTCTCATCCGCGGCCTTGTTGGCCGCGGGCGGCTCGGCCACCGCCACCGGCACCGGCCACAGCGAGGCCGCCGCGCCGAGCACACCGGCGGTCGCAATCGTCTTGAAGAACTGGCTCGTATTCATTCGTAATCGCTCCGCTTTGACGCGGCCCCGCACGCGCTTGCCCGCGACGGCCGCACACGACACTTCTCAACCCGCTCCGCCCCGGCCTGCCGAACCCCGGCCCCACAAACTATACCTACGCGGCCAACCACGCCGGGGCTCGTCCGGCCCAAACAGAATGCGCAGCCGGAAAGCGAACGCTCACACACCCGCGACTGCGGGCGCCTGGACCCTGTTTAGACGCCCAGCTGTCGTGCCAGTTCCAAGGCCCCCGCCTTGTCGACGATGCTCCGCTCCAACTGGGCGTCGTAGACCGCGTCGAGGATCGCCTTGAATCGCGGGCCTGGCCGCTGACCCATGGCAACCAGATCGTCCCCGGTGACCCACGGCGGCGGGGCAAGCCCACCCGGCTCCCGGGCCAGTTCCTCGACTCGAATCCTGATTCTGTTCGCGTAGTCGGGGTCGGCCGCGGCTACGAGCGATCTGGCATGCTCGAACGCGGCCCGGGATGCGGACCGCTTCTGGGCCGGCGTGGAACGGTCGAGCCAGCCCGGGGCTCCACGGACAAGGTCCGTGGCAACCCCGAGAATGTCCGATAACTGGTCAGTCTCGTCATTGCTGAGGTTCAGCGCGCGCCGCCATGCCGAGGCGATCTGCCGCCCCGCCAAGGCGAAGCCGTGTCGATCGATCGCCCACGCTGCGAGACAGGCTCCCAGGGGGGGCGTGGGGGAGCCCTCCTCCCTCCCCTCCCCGACGCCGCCGAGCAGATCGAGGGTCGAAACGGGAGTCTGCATTGATTCGGACTCGAGGACCGGCGCATCGAGTCCAAGGCGCTGAAGCAACTCCACGGCGGCGCCCCGTGACGGGTGGGCCATCATGCGGCGCAGTTCATCCCCAATCCGCTCGCGGCTGACCCCTCGCAACTCGGCCGCGTGCCGCCGGACGGCGTCCGCGGTCCGTGCGTCGAGGGAGAACCCCAGGCGAGCGGTGAACCGAACCGCGCGCAGGGCCCGCAGGTGATCCTCGGCGAGCCGCTTGTCCGGGTCGCCGACCGCGCGGATGACGCGGGCCTTGAGATCGGCGAGGCCGCCGACGAAGTCAACTACGTGCCCCCCTACCTCACCCGCAACGTCAGAGCGTGCTTCTGGCTCGGCAAGGGGGTCGAGAAACAGGGCGTTGATCGTGAAGTCGCGCCGGAGCGCATCGCTCCTGGGGTCGCTGAAGTGGACGACATCCGGACGACGGGCATCGGAGTACGGCCCGTCCGACCGGAACGTCGCGACCTCGACCGACACCCCGTCGTCATGCACCAGGATCACGCCGAATGCGGCCCCGACCTCGGCGGTGCGAGGGAACAGCTCTCGGACGCGCCCGGGGGCGGCATCGGTGGCGACGTCGTAGTCCGTCGGCTGCAGGCCCAGCAGTTCATCCCGCACGCACCCGCCGGCGAAGTACGCAACAAAGCCCGCATCGCGCAAGCGCCGGACGACGCCCGCCGCGATCCGCCGGGCCTTCACCGGGTCAGACGCCCTCGCCATGCGCTGAGTCTACCACCGAAGGATCGGCGGGCGTCACGCAGAGCCGGTCGCGTCGATCGCGGCGCGGGCCTCGGCGAGAAACTCGACGGCCCGGCGCAGGTGGGGAATCACAATCGAGCCGCCGACGATCAGCGCCACATCGAACGACTCCCACATCTCCTCGTCCGAGCACCCAACCCGGATGCACTGGTCGATGTGGTACGAGACGCAGTCGTCGCACCGCAGCACCATCGAGGCGACCAGGCCCAGCAGTTCCTTGGTCTTTCTGGGCAGGGCCCCGTCCCGGTAGGCCTGATCGTCGAGGGAGAAGAACCGCTTGGTGACCAGCGTACCGCCGCCCTGCTCGGGCTCGGCCAGGATCCGCTGGTTCAGTCGCGCGCGGAACTCTTGAAACTGCTCGTAGCGTCCCATGCCAGGAGCGTACGCGACGCCGCTCCGGGGCCGTCAACTCAGACGAGGCTCTTCCCCGAACTTCGCCGCCAGGGCCCGCAGGTGGCGTTTGAGGTACATCCCGGGGTCCACAATGTACTTCATCATGAACCGCGGGATTGCCTGCGCGATTCGCCCGTGCTCCGTAAGTCGCACCGTGCACCCATCACCCGCCGGCTCGATCAGGAACTCCCACGAACCGCTGAAGAACTTGGCATCGTCGGCGATGGTCGTCTCGAGCAACCGAGGCGGCTCGTTCCGGGTGGTCTCGAGCACGAACGAGTTGCGGCCCATCCACTGGCGCCACCGTTCCTTCCCGTTCTGGTCCGGGAGCCGTTCAACTTTGTTGATGCCGCTCCAGGTGGGCAGCGCCTCCGTGTTGCTAAGGACGTCCCAGACATCCTGGGGCTTCTGGTTGAGCCGGAGGGTCGCCACGGTGGTGTGATCGGTCGGCAGCCGCCGCCCGATCGCCCACATCGCGAGCACCAGGAGAACCAGAACAGCCACCACATTCACGACGATCAGGGCCCAAGTCATGGGAAGTCTCCGAAGCGGTCACCCCCGGCGGCGCGGTCCCAGGCTGAACGCAACGAACCCCCGCGCCCGTCCCCTTAGATCGGTTCTTGCCGCTTTGAATACTCCATAGTCACGGTCATGTATTCCGGGGCCAAGGTGGACCTGTACGGCCTGGCCGGCCCCCCACGGCTCACGCCCTTCGCGGCGTTCGGTCCCAGCCGAAGCGATCGACCGCCGCCTCCACCGCCCGCTGCCAGGTCCTGATTACGGGGGCGTTCCCATCACCCCACGCGGCGAACCAGATCCAGATGCGGTTGTAGCCCGAGCCGCACTCGGTCTCGATACGCCACAGGCCGTTCCCAACCCCGTCCAGCGTCCCGGCAAAGCACTTCGGCGAGCGGGGCACCAGCACCTTCCCGGTGAGTGGCGTCCCATCGGCGGCCTGCAGCCGGTACGACTCCCCCTCGCTGAGCCCGTCGGTCGTACCCCGGGCGCCGAGCCACTCGGTACCCAGCGCCCGCGTCACGGCATCCGCGGGCGAAACCCCGGTAGGGAGCGCCGCGGAGACGAACGCCACCTGGCGCGACGCGCCAAGGTGATGCTCAAGGTAGTGCCGCATCGAGCGAAGCTCGAACGTCCAGCCGCCGCTGTAGGAGTCGTACGTGTCGTCCCATCCGGTCCCGCGCCCGAAACCGGACTGCACCATCCGAAGCACGGTGGTACCGCCGGATTTGGCTTCGATGTGCCAGTCCGTGCAGATCAGCTTCGGTTCCGCACCGGGGGAGCTGGTCCACTCTGACGTGCGCAGGAACCGCGGCGGGTCCCACGCCTCGATCCGCGAATCGAACCCGCCCCCCTCGCCCCAGGCGACCCGGATCGTGCCGCCGGTTCCCGGCTTCACGTTCGCTGAGAGACCGAACCAGCGGGTGAGTTCGGCGGCGTCGGTCAGCGCCGCCCAGACCGCCTCCGGCTGCGCTTGGATCTCCAGTGTGCGCTCGATCGTCCTCGTCCCGGCGGCCGGTACAGCATTCATGCCTGGTTCTCCTCATCTGGCGTTCTTCCCATTGTCGATGGCTCCGGCTCCGCAGCGGCCGGTTCCACGCGGGTGATCGCCGGGTACCCCCCTACGACAAAGTTGTACAGCCGGCCCTGCGGCGCCGACTCGTCGTGGTACTCCGCG comes from Phycisphaeraceae bacterium and encodes:
- a CDS encoding CCA tRNA nucleotidyltransferase, with protein sequence MARASDPVKARRIAAGVVRRLRDAGFVAYFAGGCVRDELLGLQPTDYDVATDAAPGRVRELFPRTAEVGAAFGVILVHDDGVSVEVATFRSDGPYSDARRPDVVHFSDPRSDALRRDFTINALFLDPLAEPEARSDVAGEVGGHVVDFVGGLADLKARVIRAVGDPDKRLAEDHLRALRAVRFTARLGFSLDARTADAVRRHAAELRGVSRERIGDELRRMMAHPSRGAAVELLQRLGLDAPVLESESMQTPVSTLDLLGGVGEGREEGSPTPPLGACLAAWAIDRHGFALAGRQIASAWRRALNLSNDETDQLSDILGVATDLVRGAPGWLDRSTPAQKRSASRAAFEHARSLVAAADPDYANRIRIRVEELAREPGGLAPPPWVTGDDLVAMGQRPGPRFKAILDAVYDAQLERSIVDKAGALELARQLGV
- a CDS encoding DegT/DnrJ/EryC1/StrS family aminotransferase; the encoded protein is MSSPGFHMTPDEFRSAGHAMIDFIASYWEGLSDRPVLAQVAPGDVLAKLPEGPPDSPEAWGRIVADVDPVVMPGITHWQSPSFFAFFPANASPPAVLGELLSAGLGVNGMLWATSPAATELEIRMLDWVAQMLDLPPAFHHSRSGGAGGGVIQGTASEGTLVSMLAARRRAMNSGSVGGPLVAYTSTQAHSSIVKAAMIAGLAGHPDDRRQVRLIEVDRAFAMDPRRLEAAIETDRAAGATPFYVCATVGTTSSTAIDSVEAIGALSRRHGLWLHVDAAHSGAACICPEFRWMLAGIDAADSLCFNPHKWMLTNFDCDLLWTSDRASLTAALSITPEYLRNKATESGASAAIDFRDWQVPLGRRFRALKLWFVIRSYGVEGLRAFIREHVRLAAEFERWVRADERFEVAAPRTINLVCFRLKGEGEQADARNRALLEAVNSTGRAYLTHTVLPGVGYVLRMCIGGVQTREAHVRAAWDLLGEVAKRV
- a CDS encoding SRPBCC family protein — protein: MTWALIVVNVVAVLVLLVLAMWAIGRRLPTDHTTVATLRLNQKPQDVWDVLSNTEALPTWSGINKVERLPDQNGKERWRQWMGRNSFVLETTRNEPPRLLETTIADDAKFFSGSWEFLIEPAGDGCTVRLTEHGRIAQAIPRFMMKYIVDPGMYLKRHLRALAAKFGEEPRLS
- a CDS encoding carboxymuconolactone decarboxylase family protein, with translation MGRYEQFQEFRARLNQRILAEPEQGGGTLVTKRFFSLDDQAYRDGALPRKTKELLGLVASMVLRCDDCVSYHIDQCIRVGCSDEEMWESFDVALIVGGSIVIPHLRRAVEFLAEARAAIDATGSA
- a CDS encoding SRPBCC domain-containing protein is translated as MNAVPAAGTRTIERTLEIQAQPEAVWAALTDAAELTRWFGLSANVKPGTGGTIRVAWGEGGGFDSRIEAWDPPRFLRTSEWTSSPGAEPKLICTDWHIEAKSGGTTVLRMVQSGFGRGTGWDDTYDSYSGGWTFELRSMRHYLEHHLGASRQVAFVSAALPTGVSPADAVTRALGTEWLGARGTTDGLSEGESYRLQAADGTPLTGKVLVPRSPKCFAGTLDGVGNGLWRIETECGSGYNRIWIWFAAWGDGNAPVIRTWQRAVEAAVDRFGWDRTPRRA